Proteins encoded together in one Quercus lobata isolate SW786 chromosome 3, ValleyOak3.0 Primary Assembly, whole genome shotgun sequence window:
- the LOC115980104 gene encoding 40S ribosomal protein S15-1-like isoform X1: MADVEADVAVAGQPPKKRTFKKFSFRGVDLDALLDMSTDDLVKLFTARARRRFQRGLKRKPMALIKKLRKAKREAPQGEKPEPVRTHLRNMIIVPEMIGSIIGVYNGKTFNQVEIKPEMIGHYLAEFSISYKPVKHGRPGIGATHSSRFIPLK, translated from the exons ATG GCGGATGTGGAAGCTGATGTGGCGGTGGCTGGGCAGCCCCCAAAGAAGAGGACGTTCAAGAAGTTCAGCTTCAGAGGCGTCGACTTGGATGCTCTTCTCGACATGTCCACCGACGACCTCGTCAAGCTCTTCACTGCCAGAGCTCGCAGAAG gtttcagagggGTTTGAAGCGAAAGCCCATGGCTTTGATCAAGAAATTGCGCAAAGCT AAAAGGGAGGCCCCACAAGGTGAGAAGCCTGAGCCAGTGAGAACCCACCTGAGAAACATGATTATTGTACCTGAGATGATTGGCAGCATAATTGGAGTCTATAACGGCAAGACCTTCAATCAGGTTGAGATCAAGCCTGAAATGATTGGCCATTATCTTGCTGAATTCTCCATCTCTTACAAGCCCGTCAAGCACGGTAGGCCTGGTATTGGTGCTACCCACTCCTCCAGGTTCATTCCCCTCAAGTGA
- the LOC115982707 gene encoding probable WRKY transcription factor 74 translates to MEGVEKTNNAAVEKCHRFLNLLCNPNDRTQRKSLMVQTEEVVLMFQRVVSVLDSGLEHRRVRKSKMFETSLPQHIFLDSPHTGTILSPKPPKVLPTNRPENPIQEMDSKSRNSLQPSQNKVPPNISKPKPSQSVQFPQQQIQIVHFQPPQRNFQTDNYSRSNSGTCLTFDGSTQAPTVSSTRFIPSLSIDGSDANSNDNSFYIIGMPQLPNQIPKDSRPRCSGRVEGGSVKCGSIATCHCSKKRKPRLRKTIKVPAISDKVADIPGDDYSWRKYGQKPIKGSPHPRGYYRCSNMKGCPARKHVERSLEDPSMLNVTYECEHNHSRLLSSQSAHT, encoded by the exons ATGGAAGGAGTTGAAAAAACTAACAACGCAGCTGTGGAGAAATGCCATAGATTTCTCAATCTCTTATGTAATCCTAACGATCGAACTCAGCGTAAAAGCTTAATGGTGCAAACAGAGGAGGTTGTGTTAATGTTCCAAAGGGTTGTGTCAGTTCTAGATAGTGGTTTAGAACATAGGAGAGTGAGAAAATCAAAGATGTTTGAAACATCTTTACCTCAACACATCTTCCTAGATAGTCCTCATACTGGAACAATACTTTCACCAAAGCCTCCCAAAGTACTACCAACTAATCGCCCTGAAAACCCAATTCAAGAAATGGattcaaaatccagaaattctctGCAGCCTTCCCAGAATAAGGTTCCTCCAAACATTTCAAAGCCAAAACCATCACAAAGCGTCCAGTTTCCTCAGCAACAGATACAGATTGTTCATTTTCAGCCGCCACAGAGAAATTTCCAGACTGATAACTACTCAAGGAGTAACAGTGGCACATGCCTTACATTTGATGGTTCTACACAAGCACCCACCGTGTCATCCACGAGGTTCATACCATCTTTGAGCATAGATGGTAGTGATGCTAATTCAAATGACAATTCTTTCTATATTATTGGCATGCCTCAGTTACCCAATCAGATCCCAAAAGATTCAAGACCGAGGTGCTCTGGAAGGGTAGAAGGTGGCAGTGTGAAATGTGGCAGTATTGCTACATGCCATTGTTCAAAGAAGAG gAAACCGAGGCTGAGAAAAACCATTAAGGTGCCTGCCATCAGTGACAAGGTTGCCGATATTCCTGGTGATGACTATTCCTGGAGAAAATATGGGCAGAAGCCAATCAAGGGCTCTCCTCATCCTAG GGGATACTATAGGTGCAGCAACATGAAGGGTTGCCCAGCAAGAAAGCATGTTGAGAGATCCCTGGAAGATCCTTCAATGCTTAATGTAACTTATGAATGTGAGCATAACCATTCAAGGTTACTATCATCACAATCTGCCCATACATAA
- the LOC115980104 gene encoding 40S ribosomal protein S15-1-like isoform X2, producing MADVEADVAVAGQPPKKRTFKKFSFRGVDLDALLDMSTDDLVKLFTARARRRFQRGLKRKPMALIKKLRKAKREAPQGEKPEPVRTHLRNMIIVPEMIGSIIGVYNGKTFNQVEIKPEMIGHYLAEFSISYKPVKHGRPGIGATHSSRFIPLK from the exons GCGGATGTGGAAGCTGATGTGGCGGTGGCTGGGCAGCCCCCAAAGAAGAGGACGTTCAAGAAGTTCAGCTTCAGAGGCGTCGACTTGGATGCTCTTCTCGACATGTCCACCGACGACCTCGTCAAGCTCTTCACTGCCAGAGCTCGCAGAAG gtttcagagggGTTTGAAGCGAAAGCCCATGGCTTTGATCAAGAAATTGCGCAAAGCT AAAAGGGAGGCCCCACAAGGTGAGAAGCCTGAGCCAGTGAGAACCCACCTGAGAAACATGATTATTGTACCTGAGATGATTGGCAGCATAATTGGAGTCTATAACGGCAAGACCTTCAATCAGGTTGAGATCAAGCCTGAAATGATTGGCCATTATCTTGCTGAATTCTCCATCTCTTACAAGCCCGTCAAGCACGGTAGGCCTGGTATTGGTGCTACCCACTCCTCCAGGTTCATTCCCCTCAAGTGA